The following coding sequences lie in one Methylotenera versatilis 301 genomic window:
- a CDS encoding alkene reductase, protein MALDLFSPVSLGSIALENRIVMAPLTRNRAGEGGVPQAINVAYYEQRATAGLIITEATPISTMAHGYPALPGIYTDAQVAGWKKVTDAVHAKGGKIVLQLWHVGRISHPSLLPNGALPVAPSAIKPAGKAFTYQGLVDYVEPRALDASEISGIIADYVHAAKCSLAAGFDGVEIHAANGYLLDQFLRNGTNKRTDNYGGSFENRARLLMEVTKAVVDVAGSDKVGIRISPVNPFNDMQDSNPQALFNYVAGALNQFNLAYLHVLEGGVHGGGVADPFDFAALRQLFKGAYLANLGYDKVRGNAAIANGQADAIAYGVPFIANPDLVLRYKTDAALNEADSNTFYGGSEKGYTDYPFLNA, encoded by the coding sequence ATGGCATTAGATTTATTCAGTCCGGTCAGTTTGGGTTCAATTGCATTAGAAAATAGAATAGTGATGGCGCCACTAACGCGTAACAGAGCAGGTGAAGGCGGCGTACCGCAAGCAATCAACGTAGCATATTATGAACAGCGCGCGACAGCAGGCTTAATCATTACCGAAGCTACGCCGATATCAACTATGGCGCATGGTTACCCAGCTTTGCCTGGTATATATACGGATGCGCAAGTTGCAGGTTGGAAAAAAGTCACTGATGCAGTCCATGCTAAAGGCGGAAAAATCGTCTTGCAATTATGGCATGTAGGCAGAATTTCGCACCCGAGTTTATTACCTAATGGTGCGCTACCTGTTGCGCCATCCGCTATAAAACCAGCAGGTAAAGCCTTTACTTATCAAGGTTTGGTGGATTACGTAGAGCCGCGCGCATTAGATGCCAGCGAGATTTCAGGAATCATTGCGGATTATGTACACGCGGCTAAATGCTCACTCGCTGCAGGTTTTGATGGCGTAGAAATACATGCTGCCAATGGCTATTTGCTAGACCAGTTTTTACGTAATGGTACGAATAAACGTACAGATAATTATGGCGGCAGCTTCGAGAATCGTGCTCGCTTGTTGATGGAAGTCACCAAAGCGGTTGTTGACGTTGCTGGCTCAGACAAGGTGGGTATTCGTATTTCGCCAGTTAATCCGTTCAATGATATGCAAGATAGTAATCCTCAAGCCTTGTTTAACTATGTTGCAGGTGCTCTAAATCAATTTAATCTTGCTTATTTACATGTGCTTGAGGGCGGCGTTCATGGCGGTGGAGTTGCAGACCCGTTTGATTTTGCGGCATTACGTCAACTGTTCAAAGGCGCTTACTTAGCTAATCTAGGCTATGACAAAGTGCGTGGTAATGCTGCCATTGCTAACGGTCAAGCTGATGCGATTGCTTACGGTGTGCCATTTATCGCTAATCCAGATCTAGTGCTACGCTATAAAACGGATGCTGCACTCAATGAAGCAGATTCAAATACTTTTTATGGCGGAAGCGAAAAAGGTTACACTGATTATCCTTTTTTAAACGCCTAA
- a CDS encoding YceI family protein, translating into MKKYILKISTLLVSMMVPGLVMADLDTYRIDNTHSFANWTIRHVASKTSGTFSDVTGKLMIDSINLAKSSVMAKINVLSISSSHAKRDENIKKKEYLDAENFNQMTFVSTKVTVSSSSASAVTEGVLTGNFTMHGVTKEISFPFKVLGFGSDPWGGYRVGLEAHTLIKASDYGFGWASKANAPVGDDIEVTLLIEGVKQPAEIVIK; encoded by the coding sequence ATGAAAAAATACATCTTAAAAATATCAACTTTACTTGTGTCCATGATGGTTCCTGGCTTAGTCATGGCGGATCTTGATACTTATCGTATCGACAATACTCATAGTTTTGCAAATTGGACGATTCGTCATGTCGCCTCTAAAACATCGGGTACTTTTAGCGACGTTACTGGCAAGCTGATGATAGATTCAATAAATTTAGCTAAGTCATCAGTCATGGCGAAAATAAATGTACTTAGTATCAGCTCTAGCCATGCTAAACGAGATGAGAATATCAAAAAGAAAGAATATTTAGATGCAGAAAACTTTAATCAAATGACTTTTGTGAGTACGAAAGTGACTGTAAGTAGTTCTTCTGCCAGTGCCGTAACTGAAGGTGTATTGACTGGAAATTTCACTATGCACGGCGTGACTAAAGAAATATCTTTTCCGTTTAAAGTGTTAGGCTTTGGTTCGGATCCATGGGGTGGTTATCGAGTGGGTCTTGAAGCACATACCTTGATTAAAGCATCTGACTATGGCTTTGGCTGGGCAAGCAAAGCGAACGCGCCTGTAGGCGACGACATTGAAGTCACTTTGTTAATAGAGGGCGTTAAACAACCCGCTGAAATCGTCATCAAGTAA